One region of Natronobacterium texcoconense genomic DNA includes:
- the mgsA gene encoding methylglyoxal synthase, translating into MTRIALIAHDEKKPELVEFAQTHESQLRDYDLIATGTTGKRLLEETDLDVDRKESGPLGGDMMIGAEVAAGNLDGIVFLRDPLRAQPHEPDISALLRICDVHDTALATNLSSAEFLIEGFAE; encoded by the coding sequence ATGACCCGGATCGCGCTCATCGCTCACGACGAGAAGAAACCGGAACTCGTCGAGTTCGCACAGACCCACGAGAGCCAGTTGCGAGACTACGACCTGATCGCGACCGGAACGACCGGGAAACGGCTGCTCGAGGAGACCGACCTCGACGTCGACCGGAAGGAATCGGGCCCGCTCGGTGGGGACATGATGATCGGTGCAGAGGTCGCTGCGGGCAATCTCGACGGGATCGTCTTCCTCCGGGACCCGCTCCGAGCACAGCCACACGAGCCCGATATCTCCGCACTCCTTCGGATCTGTGACGTCCACGACACCGCGCTGGCGACGAACCTCTCGTCGGCCGAGTTCCTGATCGAGGGGTTCGCGGAGTGA
- a CDS encoding VOC family protein, translating into MARPELDGHHVGITVNDLETVLPFYRDVLGLEVIDRFEVGGEAFSDAVDVEDASGRFAHLSAGDTRIELVEYEPEARGSPAAGLNQPGATHVALAVDDLESFYAELPDDVRTISEPRTTESGTTICFLRDPEENLVELLES; encoded by the coding sequence ATGGCACGCCCCGAACTCGACGGCCACCACGTCGGCATCACCGTCAACGACCTCGAGACCGTCCTTCCGTTCTACCGCGACGTCCTCGGACTCGAGGTGATCGACCGGTTCGAGGTCGGCGGCGAGGCGTTCTCCGACGCGGTCGACGTCGAGGACGCGAGCGGACGCTTCGCGCATCTTTCGGCCGGCGATACCCGGATCGAACTCGTCGAGTACGAGCCCGAAGCGCGCGGTTCGCCGGCGGCAGGGCTCAACCAGCCCGGCGCGACCCACGTCGCCCTTGCGGTCGACGACCTCGAGTCGTTTTACGCCGAGTTGCCCGACGACGTCCGGACGATCAGCGAACCGCGGACGACCGAGAGTGGGACGACGATCTGCTTTCTCCGGGATCCCGAGGAGAACCTGGTCGAGTTGCTCGAGAGCTGA
- a CDS encoding EamA family transporter: protein MGFPEIDSAVFFGSITMVTWGIWVVLGNAASESIDPRTAAAISYLVAAPLALGYILVSDASLAITARGGLLAATAGLFTGIGLISMYIGLSGGSTTIVSTLSAMYFVVAALIGIAILGDEITITRFAGIVFAVIGVVLVAR from the coding sequence ATGGGGTTTCCCGAGATAGATTCGGCTGTGTTCTTTGGCTCGATTACAATGGTCACCTGGGGAATCTGGGTCGTCCTGGGTAACGCTGCGTCGGAGTCTATCGATCCGAGGACGGCCGCCGCGATCTCCTATCTCGTTGCGGCGCCCCTTGCACTCGGATACATCCTCGTTTCAGACGCCTCGCTTGCCATTACTGCGAGAGGGGGTCTACTCGCTGCTACGGCCGGATTGTTCACCGGAATCGGCCTGATTTCGATGTACATCGGCCTCTCCGGAGGGTCAACAACCATCGTCTCGACTCTCAGTGCGATGTACTTCGTCGTCGCGGCTCTCATCGGTATCGCTATCCTTGGAGACGAAATCACGATAACCAGATTTGCTGGAATAGTATTCGCAGTTATCGGGGTCGTCCTGGTTGCTCGCTAG
- the pyrF gene encoding orotidine-5'-phosphate decarboxylase: protein MNFFDRLHDRIRTVDSVVSVGLDPDLDRIPDHLEEYDLPRWAFNRRIIDATHEHAAVYKPNAAFYEDPDGWRALEETIAYAHGKDVPVLLDAKRADIGNTTRQYAQMLEKVDAITVNPYMGRDSLQPFLADEESGVFVLCRTSNPGGEDLQDLELETGEPVYERVAALADLWNENDNVGLVVGATKPEELEELREQVPDLPFLVPGVGAQGGDAEAAVEYGLADGVGLVNSSRGIIFAGEEHGEEFATVSGRAAKRLKERLNQYR, encoded by the coding sequence ATGAACTTCTTCGATCGACTGCACGACCGCATCCGGACGGTCGACAGCGTCGTCAGCGTCGGTCTCGACCCCGACCTCGACCGGATTCCCGACCACCTCGAAGAGTACGACCTACCCCGCTGGGCGTTCAACCGGCGGATCATCGACGCCACGCACGAACACGCCGCCGTCTACAAGCCGAACGCGGCCTTCTACGAGGATCCCGACGGCTGGCGCGCCCTCGAGGAGACCATCGCCTACGCACACGGAAAGGACGTCCCCGTCCTGCTGGACGCCAAACGAGCCGACATCGGCAACACGACCCGACAGTACGCCCAGATGCTCGAGAAAGTCGACGCGATCACGGTCAACCCCTACATGGGCCGGGACTCCCTCCAGCCGTTTCTGGCCGACGAGGAGTCGGGCGTGTTCGTCCTCTGTCGGACCTCGAACCCTGGCGGCGAGGACCTTCAGGACCTGGAACTCGAGACCGGTGAACCCGTCTACGAACGCGTCGCCGCACTCGCGGACCTGTGGAACGAGAACGACAACGTGGGGCTCGTGGTGGGGGCGACCAAGCCCGAGGAACTCGAGGAACTGCGCGAACAGGTACCCGACCTCCCGTTCCTCGTCCCTGGCGTCGGCGCACAGGGTGGCGACGCCGAGGCTGCAGTCGAGTACGGGCTGGCCGACGGCGTCGGACTGGTCAACTCCTCGCGTGGGATCATTTTTGCCGGTGAGGAGCACGGCGAAGAGTTTGCGACCGTGAGCGGACGAGCCGCAAAGCGCCTCAAAGAACGGCTCAACCAGTATCGGTAG
- a CDS encoding BGTF surface domain-containing protein: MSLVAIVALSVIVLLAAVAGGAAADTDPYDDGIAYDLQNNTAGADEPAFEPVGNSDEDTNATDSASIEFVGNVSAESGGTIDIAVSLEHTDRGYVQMVDTEATQFQAVTGFESEDGTVDEAVIQFNTYAPNDGDSWRVHPDYEGDIALTGPQYASAADHDGPLEVGSYGIVTGLQLDDSYRNPVIEAGYDTDTTFFDVTQPTPATGINVSTAPIGEDLEEYDGYQDAPITNRPDVAAGDELLVSVDGFDRAGFVQSLDGKESIGDELADEKISLTIVEQASWWYVEPKVWSTNPADAAEDDVHHVDATAVYTEPNHYDGTLALRLAYDDADEPLEAGGYDLHYEIGENSSLVDETHDFETEFEIVEPTLEWNDSAQEVPNADNTTVTGTTTLAPGSSITTGARSAGTFTDARDAVVEPDGTFTASYDFSEYEAGLEFVLEAYATDRDAYDSPDALEDEIRTVLVSGTYSPVELETDAPSEVEHGDTASIDVTVSNDENRTTDADVTVVIGGEDVEETTISLEGGEQWDDSFEFDTTVEGDVRWAVTAGDLTESGTLTVVEEEQDEEDDIVADDDSVPGGEDDDIDEEATPGFGVTAVIVALLVAGIVARFQRS, encoded by the coding sequence GTGTCCCTGGTAGCGATTGTAGCCCTCTCCGTTATCGTTTTGCTCGCGGCTGTTGCAGGTGGCGCGGCCGCGGACACCGATCCGTACGACGATGGGATAGCATATGATCTGCAGAACAACACCGCAGGAGCCGACGAACCGGCCTTCGAACCCGTCGGCAACTCCGACGAAGATACAAACGCTACCGACAGTGCCTCGATCGAATTCGTCGGCAACGTCTCCGCTGAAAGCGGTGGGACGATCGATATCGCAGTCTCGCTCGAGCACACAGACCGTGGTTACGTCCAGATGGTCGACACCGAGGCGACGCAGTTCCAGGCCGTTACGGGATTCGAGTCCGAAGACGGAACCGTCGACGAGGCCGTAATCCAGTTCAACACCTACGCGCCGAACGACGGCGACTCGTGGCGCGTCCACCCCGATTACGAGGGCGACATCGCGCTCACGGGGCCACAGTACGCGAGCGCTGCGGACCACGACGGCCCGCTCGAGGTCGGCTCGTACGGGATCGTCACTGGACTACAACTCGATGACTCGTACAGGAACCCCGTGATCGAGGCCGGATACGACACCGACACGACCTTTTTCGACGTAACTCAGCCGACGCCGGCGACGGGGATCAACGTCTCGACCGCACCGATCGGCGAGGATCTCGAGGAGTACGACGGATATCAGGACGCACCGATCACGAACCGCCCGGACGTCGCCGCCGGCGACGAACTCCTGGTTTCTGTCGACGGGTTCGACCGAGCCGGTTTCGTCCAGTCACTCGACGGTAAAGAGTCGATCGGCGACGAACTCGCCGACGAGAAAATCTCCCTCACGATCGTCGAACAGGCGAGCTGGTGGTACGTCGAACCCAAGGTCTGGTCGACGAACCCCGCCGATGCAGCCGAAGACGACGTCCACCACGTGGACGCCACCGCAGTCTACACGGAACCGAACCACTACGACGGCACCCTCGCACTTCGACTCGCGTACGACGACGCCGACGAACCGCTCGAAGCCGGCGGATACGACCTGCACTACGAAATCGGTGAAAACAGTTCGCTCGTCGACGAAACACACGACTTCGAAACCGAGTTCGAAATCGTCGAACCGACCCTCGAGTGGAACGACAGCGCCCAGGAGGTGCCGAACGCGGACAACACGACGGTAACCGGGACGACCACTCTCGCGCCCGGTAGCTCGATCACCACCGGCGCTCGTTCGGCCGGAACCTTCACCGACGCCAGGGACGCCGTCGTCGAACCCGACGGCACCTTCACTGCTTCCTACGACTTCAGCGAATACGAGGCCGGCCTCGAGTTCGTCCTCGAGGCGTACGCCACCGATCGAGACGCCTACGACTCTCCCGACGCACTCGAAGACGAGATTCGCACCGTTCTCGTCAGCGGCACCTATTCACCGGTAGAGCTCGAGACCGACGCGCCCAGCGAGGTCGAGCACGGGGACACCGCTTCGATCGACGTCACCGTCAGCAACGACGAGAATCGAACCACCGACGCCGACGTTACCGTCGTAATCGGCGGTGAAGACGTCGAGGAGACCACGATCTCGCTCGAGGGTGGCGAGCAGTGGGACGACAGCTTCGAGTTCGATACGACCGTCGAAGGCGACGTCAGATGGGCGGTCACTGCTGGTGATCTAACCGAAAGTGGGACCCTGACTGTCGTCGAGGAAGAGCAAGACGAGGAAGACGACATCGTCGCCGACGACGACAGTGTTCCTGGTGGCGAAGACGACGATATCGACGAGGAGGCGACGCCCGGATTCGGGGTCACTGCGGTCATCGTCGCTTTGCTTGTTGCTGGTATAGTGGCCCGTTTTCAGCGGAGCTGA